In Levilactobacillus brevis, the genomic window GTTCCGTCAGATAATTCTGACTCTTCTCTTCACTGAATTCGTGTTCGGAACGACCGATAACCACCGTAGCCAACGAGTTTCCGACCACGTTAACCGCAGTCCGACCCATGTCCACCAACCGGTCAATTCCGGCGATAAACGTCAGCCCACTCATCGGAACCCCAATGGTAGAAACCGTCGCTAGCAGAACAACGAAGGACGCACCAGGCACCCCAGCCATCCCTTTACTGGTAATCATCAGCACCACCAGCAGGGTGATCTGTTGTCCCAGGCTCAGGTTGATATGGTAGGCCTGTGCCAGAAACAGTGCGGCCAGTGACTGGTAAATGGCGGATCCATCCAGGTTAAACGTATAACCGGTTGGAATCACGAAGGACACGATCCCCTGGCTGACGCCGAACTTATCCATTTTATCAATCAATCGTGGCAGGGTCGCTTCGGAACTAGCCGTGGAGAAGGCCAAGACTGCTTCGTCCTTAATGACGAACAGCAAGTCCTTCAGATGGAACTTAAAGAGCCGAGCCACCAAGCCCATGAAGACTACGATGAACAGTGCCATCGTCCCGTAGGCTAATAGGATGAAATAGCCCAATGGTGCTAACGCGGAAATCCCCATTTGCGCAATGGTTACCCCGATCAAGGCACAGACCCCGATTGGCGCCGTATGCATGACCCAGTTGGTCACACGGAACATCACCTGCGAGACGGCATCCAGGAAGTCGATGATGACCTGTCCCTGCTTACCAATTGCCGCGGTACCCAGTCCAAAGAAGACGGAGAAGAAGATGACGGGCATCATATCCCCCTCGGACAGTGACTTGAAGAAGTTGGTCGGAATAATCCCGAGCAACGTTGCCCAGATGCCTGAATCCTTGGCAGATTTGGCCGAGGAGACGTATTGGCTAATGTCTGAACTATGTAGTTGATGGATGTCGATAAACGTCCCAGGATGG contains:
- a CDS encoding cation:dicarboxylase symporter family transporter, with the protein product MKKYRSYRLSLGWQILIGLILGIVLGVVFYENKLAITAMQNIGNMFISLIQMIVLPIVVSCLTVGIANMGDIHKLGRIGGKTIIYFEVMTTIAIALGLLIGNIFHPGTFIDIHQLHSSDISQYVSSAKSAKDSGIWATLLGIIPTNFFKSLSEGDMMPVIFFSVFFGLGTAAIGKQGQVIIDFLDAVSQVMFRVTNWVMHTAPIGVCALIGVTIAQMGISALAPLGYFILLAYGTMALFIVVFMGLVARLFKFHLKDLLFVIKDEAVLAFSTASSEATLPRLIDKMDKFGVSQGIVSFVIPTGYTFNLDGSAIYQSLAALFLAQAYHINLSLGQQITLLVVLMITSKGMAGVPGASFVVLLATVSTIGVPMSGLTFIAGIDRLVDMGRTAVNVVGNSLATVVIGRSEHEFSEEKSQNYLTELRAAKTK